In Nonomuraea sp. NBC_00507, the following are encoded in one genomic region:
- a CDS encoding protein-tyrosine phosphatase family protein has translation MDPRPSAGAAGAPPLVGAFRLPDGSWVRGRGLRRPLPAGPVPGFGLYLGSGRLRRRHDGALPWRHAWVEWPDFLLPRDRDEAVRHIRALHEQARAGEAVEVACGGGIGRTGTVIACLAVLAGLDPAAAVAWTREHHHPRAVETPWQRRWIARFPAL, from the coding sequence ATGGACCCCCGGCCGTCGGCCGGGGCCGCGGGCGCTCCGCCGCTGGTGGGGGCGTTCCGGCTGCCGGACGGCTCCTGGGTGCGCGGGCGGGGCTTGCGCCGCCCGCTCCCGGCGGGGCCGGTGCCCGGCTTCGGCCTCTACTTGGGCTCCGGACGGCTGCGCCGCCGCCACGACGGCGCATTGCCGTGGCGGCACGCCTGGGTGGAGTGGCCCGACTTCCTGCTCCCGCGCGACCGCGACGAGGCCGTCCGGCACATTCGGGCGCTGCATGAGCAGGCGCGGGCGGGGGAGGCGGTCGAGGTCGCCTGCGGCGGCGGCATCGGCCGCACCGGGACGGTCATCGCCTGCCTCGCCGTGCTGGCCGGGCTGGACCCCGCCGCCGCCGTGGCCTGGACCAGGGAGCACCACCACCCCCGGGCCGTCGAGACCCCGTGGCAGCGCCGGTGGATCGCCCGTTTCCCTGCTCTATAA
- a CDS encoding GNAT family N-acetyltransferase, with product MSPQAVIRPAVPPDLKAVAEINAHYVTNTVITFEETPPAVDDWHRRLADLTDRGLPFLVADVSGEVAGYAYAGPWRPKPAYRNTVEDTIYLSPQHTGRGLGGALLGELVTRSIAAGMRRMIAVIADAGDDRSIELHRRFGFTEAGRLTEVGYKHGRWIDTTLMQRALAVA from the coding sequence GTGTCTCCCCAAGCCGTCATCCGCCCGGCGGTTCCCCCGGACCTGAAGGCCGTGGCCGAGATCAACGCCCACTACGTCACCAACACCGTGATCACCTTTGAGGAGACGCCGCCGGCCGTCGACGACTGGCACCGCAGGCTGGCCGACCTGACCGATCGCGGCCTGCCGTTCCTCGTCGCCGACGTGTCCGGCGAGGTGGCGGGATACGCCTACGCCGGCCCCTGGCGTCCCAAACCCGCCTACCGCAACACCGTGGAGGACACGATCTACCTGTCCCCCCAGCACACCGGCCGGGGGCTGGGCGGAGCGCTGCTGGGCGAGCTGGTGACCCGGTCGATCGCGGCCGGGATGCGCCGCATGATCGCGGTGATCGCCGACGCCGGCGACGACCGCTCAATCGAGCTGCACCGCCGCTTCGGCTTCACCGAGGCGGGCCGGCTGACGGAGGTCGGCTACAAGCACGGCCGCTGGATCGACACCACGCTCATGCAACGCGCCCTGGCCGTCGCCTGA
- a CDS encoding site-2 protease family protein has translation MRSSFRLGRVGGVVVGLNVSVLFIVVILVVGLAFGRFPIAFPGHSTAVYLLAGLGAAVLFMASLLAHELAHALVAKRHGIEVPQITLWLLGGVAELRSEPRTPAADLKIAVVGPVASLACAVVFGALALLTSGAPLVAGMFAYLGAVNVLLAVFNLIPAAPLDGGRVLRAALWARWRDRVRAAVAAARAGRAFGFALIAFGFVLIVTGLSLDGLWLALIGLFVVNAATAEEQQAQLGAVLHGVRVGDVMSAPPVAAHPDETVSGLIERLVMSRRLSTYPLVDENGGFLGLVTLNRIRQVAPQARETTRLREIACPPEEVPRSTTEEPLTGLLGRMTGCADGRAVVLDPSGRLIGLLTPTDISRVIQTAGLRGNDPYPHPRGADIAVPHRDGF, from the coding sequence ATGCGATCGTCGTTCCGTCTGGGCCGCGTCGGCGGGGTCGTCGTCGGGCTCAACGTCAGCGTGCTGTTCATCGTCGTGATCCTGGTCGTGGGGCTGGCCTTCGGGCGCTTCCCGATCGCCTTCCCCGGTCACTCCACGGCCGTCTACCTGCTGGCCGGCCTGGGCGCGGCCGTGTTGTTCATGGCATCCCTGCTCGCGCACGAGTTGGCGCACGCCCTGGTGGCCAAGCGCCACGGCATCGAGGTGCCGCAGATTACGCTCTGGCTGCTCGGCGGGGTGGCCGAGCTGCGCAGCGAGCCCCGGACGCCCGCCGCGGACCTGAAGATTGCCGTCGTGGGTCCCGTGGCCAGCCTGGCCTGCGCGGTGGTCTTCGGCGCCCTGGCGCTGCTGACGTCCGGCGCGCCGCTGGTGGCCGGGATGTTCGCGTATCTGGGCGCAGTCAACGTGCTGCTCGCGGTGTTCAACCTGATCCCGGCCGCGCCGCTGGACGGCGGCCGCGTGCTGCGTGCCGCGCTCTGGGCGCGGTGGCGGGACCGGGTGCGGGCCGCCGTCGCCGCCGCCCGCGCCGGGCGGGCGTTCGGGTTCGCGCTCATCGCATTCGGGTTTGTGCTGATCGTCACCGGGCTCAGTCTCGACGGGCTCTGGCTCGCGCTGATCGGCCTGTTCGTCGTCAACGCCGCCACCGCCGAGGAGCAGCAGGCACAACTCGGCGCCGTCCTGCACGGGGTACGGGTCGGGGATGTGATGTCCGCCCCGCCCGTCGCCGCCCACCCCGACGAGACCGTGTCCGGGCTGATCGAGCGGCTGGTGATGAGCCGGCGCCTGTCCACGTATCCGCTCGTGGACGAGAACGGCGGATTCCTCGGCCTGGTGACGCTCAACCGCATCCGGCAGGTGGCCCCCCAAGCGCGGGAAACGACCCGGCTACGCGAGATCGCCTGCCCGCCCGAGGAGGTGCCGCGGTCCACCACGGAGGAGCCGCTGACCGGCCTGCTGGGGCGCATGACCGGCTGCGCGGACGGCCGCGCCGTGGTGCTCGACCCCTCCGGCCGCCTCATCGGGCTCCTCACACCGACCGACATCAGCCGCGTGATCCAGACCGCCGGCCTGCGCGGGAACGATCCCTATCCGCACCCGCGCGGCGCCGACATAGCCGTGCCACACCGCGACGGCTTCTGA
- a CDS encoding STAS domain-containing protein gives MSSAARGVVGDHSGAREVAAIGKVVWEQSFDRDSLYVLRATVESHAIEAGLPEGRTADLVLAVHELATNVILHGSGAGRVRLRAADGMVHCQVIDPGCAAVPGAPAWPYEFGHGLWIVRSLGDRHFVIRGPDGTVAGVGFALPHPRRPSFRLFRHDEDGHTTLRLIGDLDQGTAPDLTAAVESLIEAARPRRLVLDLSSMSFWDSIGISALLTAHEQVKAAPGVSMTVKGISDDFRHRLDSLTFVPLDYESPGD, from the coding sequence GTGTCGTCCGCCGCTCGCGGGGTAGTGGGCGACCACTCGGGCGCCCGGGAGGTGGCGGCCATCGGCAAGGTGGTGTGGGAGCAGTCGTTCGACCGCGACTCGCTGTACGTCCTGCGGGCGACGGTGGAATCACACGCGATCGAGGCGGGCCTGCCGGAGGGCCGCACCGCCGACCTGGTGCTCGCCGTGCACGAGCTGGCCACCAACGTCATCCTGCACGGCTCGGGCGCGGGACGGGTGCGCCTGCGGGCCGCGGACGGCATGGTGCACTGCCAGGTCATCGACCCCGGCTGTGCTGCGGTGCCAGGAGCCCCCGCGTGGCCGTACGAGTTCGGTCACGGGTTGTGGATCGTCCGCTCCCTGGGCGACCGCCATTTCGTGATCAGGGGCCCGGACGGCACCGTCGCCGGCGTCGGCTTCGCCCTTCCCCACCCCCGACGCCCCTCGTTCCGGCTCTTCCGGCACGACGAGGACGGCCACACCACGCTGCGCCTGATCGGCGACCTCGACCAGGGAACGGCCCCCGACCTCACGGCCGCCGTCGAGTCCCTGATCGAGGCGGCCCGGCCGCGCCGCCTCGTTCTGGACTTAAGCAGCATGAGCTTCTGGGACTCCATCGGCATCTCCGCCCTCCTCACGGCGCACGAACAGGTCAAGGCGGCCCCGGGCGTCTCGATGACCGTGAAGGGGATCTCCGACGACTTCCGCCACCGCCTCGACTCCCTCACGTTCGTACCGCTCGACTACGAGAGCCCGGGGGACTAG
- a CDS encoding PQQ-dependent sugar dehydrogenase produces MGARTMIAAMTAAAILMPAAAANATGTAGAAAPPPDAQFQKVTLNDNPGEPMDLAVLPDSRVLHTTRPGEVWLHDPKTGLNTLAARLDVYQHDEEGLQSIALSPGFGTGSKQDDWVYLYYSPPLNTPIDDPATPDVNEGDAPFTGTPQDFAPFKGLIRLSRFRFTGATIDLRSEQRVLDVPVDRGICCHVGGDIVFDADGNLYLSTGDDTNPFFSDGYTPIDERADRNPAFDAQRSSGNTNDLRGKILRIKVRDDGSYTIPRGNLFRPGTAGTRPEIYAMGLRNPFRIELNRRTGDLYVADYSPDADEADPQRGPAGHGKWAVVRKAGNYGWPYCATARLPYVDYDFATGASRAPFSCAAPVNESPRNTGLRALPPVVQPEVWYSYGPSQEFPQLGTGGIGPMAGPAYVFDPRKASGRAPIAWPKYYDGVPLFYEWTRDYVKAFHDNGRRIENVLPSLVFDNPMDMEFGPDGALYVLEYGDGFFSENPDAQLSRFDYIGYTGNHTPIPVAAASATTGHAPLTVAFTSAGTSDPDGDRLRYAWDFNADGRVDAHSPDASYTYQQNGLYHATLRVTDPAGMSAATSVRIVVGNAAPVVELVRPADGGQFAFGDVVEFEVRVTDDQPVDCANVTVDYILGHDDHGHPQTTARGCTGSIQTTEPSGHDPGSDDLTGVFVATYTDPGGDGLPSLTGSDQAVLEPTS; encoded by the coding sequence ATGGGAGCGCGAACCATGATCGCGGCCATGACGGCCGCGGCGATCCTCATGCCGGCCGCCGCCGCGAACGCTACGGGAACCGCCGGAGCTGCGGCCCCGCCGCCAGACGCCCAATTCCAGAAGGTGACACTCAACGACAATCCGGGCGAGCCGATGGACCTGGCGGTGTTACCGGATTCGAGGGTTCTCCACACCACCCGCCCCGGCGAGGTCTGGCTACACGACCCCAAGACCGGACTCAACACGCTGGCCGCCCGGCTCGACGTCTACCAGCACGACGAGGAGGGACTGCAGAGCATCGCCCTCAGCCCCGGCTTCGGCACGGGCTCGAAGCAGGACGACTGGGTCTATCTCTACTACTCCCCGCCGCTCAACACCCCGATCGACGACCCCGCCACGCCCGACGTCAACGAAGGCGACGCGCCGTTCACCGGTACGCCGCAGGACTTCGCGCCCTTCAAGGGGCTGATCCGGCTGTCCAGGTTCCGCTTCACCGGCGCCACCATCGACCTGCGCAGCGAGCAGCGCGTCCTCGACGTGCCGGTGGACCGCGGCATCTGCTGCCACGTCGGCGGGGACATCGTCTTCGACGCCGACGGCAATCTCTACCTGTCCACCGGTGACGACACCAACCCGTTCTTCTCCGACGGCTACACCCCGATCGACGAGCGGGCCGACCGCAACCCGGCGTTCGACGCCCAGCGCAGCTCCGGCAACACCAACGACCTGCGCGGAAAGATCCTGCGCATCAAGGTACGCGACGACGGGTCCTACACGATCCCGCGCGGCAACCTGTTCAGGCCCGGTACGGCGGGCACCCGGCCGGAGATCTACGCGATGGGGCTGCGTAACCCGTTCCGCATCGAGCTCAACCGGCGCACCGGGGATCTGTACGTGGCCGACTACTCGCCCGACGCGGACGAAGCCGATCCCCAGCGTGGCCCGGCGGGGCACGGCAAATGGGCGGTCGTCCGCAAGGCCGGCAACTATGGCTGGCCCTACTGCGCGACCGCGCGGCTCCCGTACGTCGACTACGACTTCGCCACCGGCGCGTCGCGCGCGCCGTTCAGCTGCGCCGCGCCCGTCAACGAGTCGCCGCGGAACACCGGCCTGCGTGCGTTGCCGCCGGTGGTTCAGCCGGAGGTTTGGTACTCGTACGGGCCGTCGCAGGAGTTCCCGCAGCTGGGCACCGGCGGCATCGGCCCGATGGCCGGGCCCGCGTACGTCTTCGACCCACGCAAGGCGAGCGGACGCGCGCCCATCGCCTGGCCGAAGTACTACGACGGCGTCCCGCTCTTCTACGAGTGGACCCGTGACTACGTCAAGGCCTTCCACGACAACGGGCGGCGGATCGAGAACGTGTTGCCCTCGCTCGTCTTCGACAACCCGATGGACATGGAGTTCGGTCCCGACGGGGCGCTGTACGTGCTGGAGTATGGCGACGGCTTCTTCAGCGAGAACCCGGACGCCCAGCTCTCGCGCTTCGACTACATCGGCTACACCGGCAACCACACGCCCATTCCGGTGGCCGCGGCGTCGGCGACCACCGGCCATGCGCCGCTCACCGTCGCCTTCACCAGCGCGGGCACGTCCGACCCCGACGGCGACAGGCTCCGCTACGCGTGGGACTTCAACGCCGACGGCAGGGTCGACGCGCACAGCCCCGACGCCTCGTACACCTACCAGCAGAACGGCCTCTACCACGCCACCCTCCGGGTCACCGATCCCGCCGGGATGTCCGCGGCGACGTCGGTGCGGATCGTGGTCGGCAACGCCGCGCCGGTCGTGGAGCTGGTCCGGCCCGCCGACGGCGGGCAGTTCGCCTTCGGCGACGTGGTCGAGTTCGAGGTGCGTGTCACCGACGACCAGCCGGTGGACTGCGCGAACGTGACCGTGGACTACATCCTCGGCCACGACGACCACGGCCATCCGCAGACCACGGCCCGCGGCTGCACCGGCTCCATCCAGACCACCGAGCCGAGCGGCCACGACCCGGGGAGCGACGACCTCACCGGCGTCTTCGTCGCCACCTACACCGACCCCGGCGGCGACGGGCTGCCCTCGCTGACCGGTAGCGACCAGGCCGTACTCGAGCCCACCAGTTAG
- a CDS encoding sugar phosphate isomerase/epimerase family protein — translation MCYGYGPSRRSLLAAGLGLGAAAFAAASPAAAATSPHHHGRDRVPPGEISIQLWTVRDDLAKNYDATLAYLAEIGYPKVELALGYFGRTAQQLRAFLDGLGIRATSSHDGISADDAGLETKISNALTLGQSFMVVPYLNSDSEDQWKAWAERMNVEALAARKAGLRYGYHNHAHEFTIDLGGGKTPWDVLTAELDPRLVHLEIDIYWAVTGGVGRGAADPVRFALDVIREAPQRVLQFHVKDRHLDGDMADLGTGTIDFRRIFDRHRVLEYIVENDTPDVTPRQTAEVGYRYLRKIRF, via the coding sequence ATGTGTTACGGCTATGGCCCCAGCAGGCGCTCCCTGCTCGCCGCGGGCCTCGGACTCGGAGCGGCCGCCTTCGCCGCCGCATCCCCTGCCGCCGCGGCGACCTCGCCGCACCACCACGGCAGGGACCGCGTCCCGCCGGGCGAGATCAGCATCCAGCTCTGGACCGTACGCGACGACCTCGCCAAGAACTACGACGCGACCCTGGCCTACCTGGCCGAGATCGGCTACCCGAAGGTCGAGCTCGCGCTCGGCTACTTCGGCCGTACGGCGCAGCAGCTCCGCGCGTTCCTCGACGGGCTCGGCATCCGCGCCACCTCCAGCCACGACGGCATCAGCGCGGACGACGCCGGCCTGGAGACGAAGATCTCCAACGCGCTGACCCTCGGCCAGTCCTTCATGGTGGTGCCCTATCTGAACTCCGACAGCGAGGACCAGTGGAAGGCCTGGGCCGAGCGCATGAACGTCGAGGCACTGGCGGCCCGCAAGGCCGGGCTGCGGTACGGCTACCACAACCACGCCCACGAGTTCACGATCGACCTCGGCGGCGGGAAGACGCCATGGGACGTGCTCACCGCCGAGCTTGATCCCCGGCTGGTCCACCTGGAGATCGACATCTACTGGGCGGTCACCGGCGGCGTCGGACGCGGCGCCGCCGACCCGGTGCGCTTCGCGCTCGACGTCATCCGGGAGGCGCCGCAGCGGGTGCTGCAGTTCCACGTCAAGGACCGGCATCTCGACGGTGACATGGCCGACCTGGGCACCGGGACGATCGACTTCCGGCGGATCTTCGACAGGCACCGTGTGCTGGAGTACATCGTGGAGAACGACACCCCCGACGTGACTCCCCGGCAGACGGCGGAGGTCGGATACCGCTACCTGCGGAAGATCAGGTTCTGA
- a CDS encoding ATP-binding protein: MSPHPGSLSAAPIRTAEYVLPSVPSGVGEARSLVRTKLTVWGLEEVIDDCLLIVSELVTNAVRYGGAAYALRLEQRDGRLYGEVFDPGDGDPHPCSVDVDALSGRGLQIVAAIADDWGVSAANGGKIVWFSVSHTA; encoded by the coding sequence ATGTCCCCCCACCCCGGGTCCTTGTCGGCCGCACCGATCCGCACGGCGGAGTACGTGCTGCCGTCAGTGCCCTCCGGCGTCGGCGAGGCGCGCTCCCTTGTCCGCACGAAATTGACCGTCTGGGGCCTCGAGGAGGTCATCGACGATTGCCTGCTCATCGTCAGCGAACTGGTGACCAACGCCGTACGGTACGGCGGAGCGGCCTATGCGCTGCGCTTGGAACAACGTGACGGCCGGCTGTACGGCGAGGTTTTCGACCCGGGTGACGGTGACCCCCACCCGTGCTCAGTAGATGTCGACGCGCTCTCGGGCCGCGGGCTTCAGATCGTCGCGGCGATCGCCGACGACTGGGGAGTGTCCGCCGCGAACGGCGGCAAGATCGTGTGGTTCTCCGTCAGCCACACCGCCTGA
- a CDS encoding SAM-dependent methyltransferase: protein MHRRAVRNLAKLDSTQARITRIFDAAAGGKNNFLLDKATVRHFDQVTPAITTAARAVLQFLSRVVRHLAADEGVDQFMIVGSGVPSGLSAGHRLHDIARRASANPDLRVVYVENDPMVVTMAQATIEPFTDLVRVVEGDVREIDEMLGDPVIHTFLDWDRPLAVLLLSTYSLDDDEYAHYVIKRLRHIAPMGSFLGLLHTTFDSIPPELLPAIRDLLAMTLPGLTIRSRDEVAALLDGLDLVEPGLVWVPQWRPAERDLACRDQPGSSGNYGAVARIP, encoded by the coding sequence ATGCACCGAAGAGCTGTCCGAAACCTGGCCAAGCTCGATTCCACGCAAGCCAGAATCACCCGGATATTCGACGCCGCAGCAGGCGGGAAGAACAACTTCCTGCTGGACAAGGCCACAGTGCGCCATTTCGATCAAGTGACCCCCGCGATCACCACCGCCGCCCGCGCCGTGCTTCAGTTTTTGTCCCGAGTGGTACGCCACTTGGCCGCCGACGAAGGCGTGGACCAATTCATGATCGTGGGGAGCGGAGTCCCCAGCGGCCTCTCGGCCGGGCACCGATTGCACGACATAGCGCGCCGCGCCTCGGCCAACCCCGATCTGCGGGTCGTGTACGTGGAGAACGACCCGATGGTGGTGACCATGGCGCAAGCCACCATCGAACCCTTCACCGACCTGGTCCGCGTCGTGGAGGGTGACGTGCGGGAGATCGACGAGATGCTCGGGGACCCGGTGATCCACACGTTCCTCGACTGGGACCGGCCCCTGGCCGTGTTGCTGCTGTCGACGTACAGCCTCGATGACGATGAATACGCCCATTACGTCATCAAGCGGCTCCGGCACATCGCGCCGATGGGAAGCTTCCTCGGCCTGTTGCACACGACGTTCGACAGCATCCCGCCGGAGCTGCTGCCCGCCATCCGCGATCTGCTCGCCATGACGCTGCCGGGTCTCACGATCCGCTCCAGGGACGAGGTTGCGGCCTTGCTGGACGGTCTCGACCTGGTGGAGCCCGGTCTGGTGTGGGTCCCGCAGTGGCGTCCCGCCGAGCGTGATCTCGCCTGCCGCGACCAGCCAGGCTCATCGGGCAACTACGGCGCCGTGGCCCGCATCCCCTGA
- the pstS gene encoding phosphate ABC transporter substrate-binding protein PstS — MAKLKRTAGPAVLIVLALAASAAGVSGAALLAAREDVPQSLPISASISASGSTAQKGAMDAWRAEFHRIHPDLRVDYRANGSGNGIRDFIAGTTAFAGSDVAMHPSEQAQADRRCGSRAVHLPMVVGPIALAYNLPSVPDLKLSPTTLTGIFSGRITRWDAPEIAADNRGTRLPHTGIRVFHRSDDSGTTHNFTTYLKAAGHWPHQPSRKWPGRGHGVSGSSGVSDSVQHTEGSIGYVEYGFASNARLSTAKVRNASGQFVELSPQSATKALEGARPAGRNDDLVVEFDYLTKVKGAYPIVLVTYEITCSKNADPLVETFLRYTTGDAGQSYLSLYGYAPLPQDLLVKVRERLDVTG; from the coding sequence ATGGCAAAGCTGAAACGCACCGCTGGGCCGGCGGTCCTCATCGTCCTAGCTCTGGCCGCCTCAGCCGCCGGTGTGAGCGGGGCGGCGCTCTTGGCCGCCCGCGAAGACGTACCCCAGAGTCTCCCGATCAGCGCGTCGATCTCCGCCTCGGGCTCGACCGCGCAGAAGGGCGCGATGGACGCCTGGCGTGCCGAGTTCCACCGCATCCACCCCGACCTGCGGGTGGACTACCGGGCCAACGGATCGGGGAACGGCATCCGGGACTTCATCGCGGGCACCACCGCGTTCGCCGGCTCCGACGTCGCGATGCACCCCTCCGAACAGGCGCAGGCCGACCGTCGCTGCGGCAGCCGCGCGGTGCACCTGCCGATGGTGGTCGGCCCCATCGCGCTGGCCTACAACCTTCCGTCCGTACCGGATCTGAAGCTTTCGCCCACCACCCTGACCGGCATCTTCAGCGGACGGATCACCAGATGGGACGCCCCGGAGATCGCCGCCGACAACCGCGGCACGCGCCTGCCGCACACCGGCATCCGGGTCTTCCACCGCTCCGACGACTCGGGGACGACCCACAACTTCACGACCTATCTCAAGGCGGCGGGCCACTGGCCGCACCAACCGTCCAGGAAGTGGCCCGGCCGGGGGCACGGCGTCTCGGGCTCCTCGGGAGTCTCCGACTCCGTCCAGCACACCGAGGGTTCCATCGGGTACGTGGAGTACGGGTTCGCCAGCAACGCCCGCCTGAGCACCGCGAAGGTCCGCAATGCTTCCGGCCAGTTCGTGGAGCTGTCGCCTCAGAGCGCCACCAAGGCCCTGGAGGGCGCCCGGCCGGCCGGCCGGAATGATGACCTGGTGGTGGAGTTCGACTATCTGACCAAGGTCAAGGGCGCCTACCCCATCGTCCTGGTCACGTACGAGATCACCTGCTCGAAGAACGCCGACCCGCTGGTGGAGACCTTCCTGCGCTACACCACCGGCGACGCCGGCCAGTCCTACCTCTCCCTGTACGGCTACGCCCCGCTCCCCCAGGACCTCCTCGTCAAGGTGCGTGAGCGGCTCGACGTGACCGGCTGA
- a CDS encoding cold-shock protein, translated as MASGTVKWFNSEKGFGFIAQDGGGADVFAHYSNIVANGGYRELHEGQKVSFDIVQGQKGPQAENIVPA; from the coding sequence ATGGCTTCCGGAACCGTCAAGTGGTTCAACTCTGAAAAGGGCTTCGGCTTCATCGCGCAGGACGGCGGCGGCGCCGACGTCTTCGCCCACTACTCCAACATCGTCGCCAATGGCGGCTACCGTGAGCTGCACGAGGGTCAGAAGGTGTCTTTTGACATCGTCCAGGGCCAGAAGGGCCCGCAGGCGGAGAACATCGTCCCCGCCTGA
- a CDS encoding DUF5994 family protein produces the protein MPIALQPARVFLEPTLTRDGTLDGAWWPHSTDLHRELPALVRILEDRLGPILRVRLDTAAWDEVPAHLLIDGHFLRVSGLSATSNTIRVIRGSQDGFLLLVIPPDTTGPVAAAAMRTAARTGNTMSATEILTCCHSRAPASRPGTRIRRYRDADRESVLALIDADRLPGQPPCTPDLLDQAVAGTSRRDPDPWADIRHPSIDVLVDPDGHPAGVVSYAVHRDRSAAQILWLHGREILDVVEALVSHALRGLGGGKPVHAFTAALGLGLAALPTGRRPVTRKVLEHAGFVARNSWRYLRRTTPCDLPGTACPLVEVVASAAPSGWLLKARDDDSSAELVAQEPIDGLGVLWWFSAADDHGDPALERALLLQADALLREHGASEAILYAAGDPESSAALFDAAGFAEIDHLVSFTRPNNASAD, from the coding sequence ATGCCCATCGCCCTCCAACCGGCCCGGGTGTTCCTCGAGCCCACGCTGACCAGGGACGGAACGCTCGACGGCGCCTGGTGGCCCCACTCCACCGATCTCCACCGCGAGCTGCCCGCCCTCGTTCGCATCCTGGAGGACCGGCTCGGTCCCATCCTGCGGGTCAGGCTCGACACGGCGGCATGGGACGAGGTCCCCGCCCACCTGCTCATCGACGGTCATTTCCTGCGTGTCAGCGGCCTCTCGGCAACCTCCAACACGATCAGGGTGATCCGCGGCAGCCAGGATGGCTTCCTGCTCCTGGTGATCCCGCCGGACACCACGGGGCCCGTTGCGGCCGCCGCCATGAGAACCGCCGCACGCACCGGCAACACGATGTCCGCGACCGAGATCCTCACGTGCTGCCACTCGCGCGCCCCCGCATCCAGGCCGGGGACCAGGATTCGCCGCTACCGTGACGCGGACAGGGAGTCCGTGCTGGCGCTCATCGACGCCGACCGCCTGCCCGGACAGCCGCCGTGCACGCCGGACCTGCTGGATCAGGCCGTGGCCGGAACGTCCCGCCGCGATCCCGATCCCTGGGCCGACATCAGACACCCCAGCATCGACGTGCTGGTGGATCCGGACGGTCACCCTGCGGGCGTCGTGTCGTACGCGGTACATCGGGATCGCAGCGCCGCCCAGATCCTGTGGTTGCACGGACGTGAGATCCTGGACGTCGTCGAAGCGCTCGTCTCCCACGCCCTTCGCGGACTGGGCGGCGGCAAGCCTGTGCACGCCTTCACCGCCGCGCTGGGCCTTGGCCTGGCCGCCTTGCCGACGGGCCGCCGGCCCGTCACGCGTAAGGTGCTCGAACACGCGGGGTTCGTCGCCCGGAACTCCTGGCGCTACCTGCGCCGCACGACACCTTGTGACCTTCCTGGCACGGCGTGCCCGTTGGTCGAGGTCGTCGCGAGCGCGGCCCCATCCGGCTGGTTGCTGAAGGCCCGAGACGACGATTCCTCCGCCGAACTCGTCGCGCAGGAGCCGATCGACGGCCTCGGTGTCCTGTGGTGGTTCAGCGCGGCCGATGACCACGGCGATCCGGCCCTCGAACGGGCGCTGCTGCTCCAGGCCGATGCCCTCCTGCGCGAACACGGAGCATCGGAGGCGATCCTGTACGCCGCCGGCGACCCGGAATCGTCCGCGGCGTTGTTCGACGCCGCCGGCTTCGCCGAGATCGACCACCTGGTCTCCTTCACCCGGCCGAACAACGCCTCAGCCGACTGA